The following are encoded in a window of Perca flavescens isolate YP-PL-M2 chromosome 24, PFLA_1.0, whole genome shotgun sequence genomic DNA:
- the LOC114551247 gene encoding uncharacterized protein LOC114551247, whose protein sequence is MAAVTELSFLLFALINYIHAQELILIKEKLRSHTFKLPENTNSCLISRCVGEEKLVLWNTSDLWSNSSSVPQHLKQRLVSSVETSSYTILHLTHSDSGRYREECWTEGNVTHDNNFTITVCSSVDLRDITARLGETVDLSCEGAADNLDIQWLKQDSRYDYGPWNRVFGDKTTSVMDNVRGRYQVVTNTSALRVSNITTTDFTVYRCLVMNQQQCVSSNTVWLFLPYEIIYGSVGESAVLPCSITDSTDEQPPRWSKMKLLYSDLELHNQTDPSVDQNYSLVFSSLMLNHSGQYSCKASIRYQQYDLFVCPKFIPPAVELFSEGEEVTLRCRDWRKGWRHYWFIKSHRTEGRIFNVPYEQRMSRVSWYYDNGSLVISNISVGDAGEYWCVVYDRYLQCLSTERTVLVYMEPFGIYSTFFKVRCSVLSVLLLMLCAAVVAVNLRTRRGGIGSAPVGAVLWFRGIGSAPVGAVLWLITVNCASHHQTNMQLHLLVFPGDDSAFSELLPPSCSFLNSPRVSGRGGGLATLFKEEYRFVYRPPKLNKDFILSLAEITETGISDHFPIRFEISVQPPAIKPVSSAFRQRCITSSSAGEFASAFVGSEFYVKNAPQYLNT, encoded by the exons atggctgcagtcacagagctctccttcctgctgtttgctctcatcaactaCATCCATGCTCAAGAACTGATCCTCATCAAAGAGAAATTAAGGTCTCACACCTTCAAGCTCCCCGAGAACACCAACTCCTGCCTGATCTCCAGGTGTGTTGGTGAGGAGAAGCTTGTCCTGtggaacacctctgacctctggtccaaCAGCTCCTCAGTACCTCAACACCTGAAACAACGACTGGTCAGCTCGGTGGAAACTTCTTCTTACACCATCCTCCACCTGACCCATTCAGACTCCGGCCGGTAccgagaggagtgttggactgagGGCAACGTGACGCATGACAACAACTTCACTATTACTGTTTGTTCTTCAGTAGATCTGAGAGATATCACAGCAAGACTTGGAGAAACAGTGGACCTGTCATGTGAGGGAGCAGCTGATAATCTGGATATCCAGTGGCTCAAACAGGACTCTAGATATGATTATGGACCATGGAACAGAGTTTTTGGGGACAAGACGACATCAGTGATGGACAATGTTAGAGGAAGATACCAAGtggtgacaaacacatcagctcTTCGTGTTTCCAACATCACAACAACAGACTTTACAGTCTACAGATGTCTGGTGATgaaccaacagcagtgtgttagcagtaACACTGTATGGTTGTTCCTACCGTATGAGATAATCTACGGTTCAGTGGGAGAGAGTGCTGTGTTGCCGTGCTCTATCACTGACTCCACTGATGAACAGCCCCCACGTTGGTCTAAAATGAAACTGCTCTACTCTGACCTAGAACTACACAACCAGACTGATCCTTCAGTAGACCAAAACTACTCGctggtgttttcatctctaATGTTAAATCATTCAGGTCAGTACTCCTGTAAAGCCTCTATCAGATATCAACAGTATGATCTGTTTGTGTGCCCCAAATTTATCCCCCCTGCTGTAGAGCtcttctcagagggagaagaagtcactCTCAGATGCAGAGATTGGAGAAAGGGTTGGAGGCATTATTGGTTTATTAAGTCACACCGAACAGAGGGAAGAATCTTTAATGTACCGTATGAACAGAGAATGAGCAGAGTGAGCTGGTACTATGATAATGGGAGCCTGGTTATCTCTAATATCTCAGTGGGAGACGCAGGGGAGTACTGGTGTGTAGTTTATGACCGATATTTACAGTGTTTGTCAACCGAGAGAACTGTGTTAGTGTACATGGAGCCCTTTGGGATTTACTCCACCTTCTTCAAAGTGCgatgctcagtgctcagtgtcctgctgctgatgctctgtgctgctgtagtcgctgtgaacctgaggacacggagagga GGTATTGGTAGTGCTCCCGTGGGTGCTGTGTTGTGGTTCAGG GGTATTGGTAGTGCTCCCGTGGGTGCTGTGTTGTGGCTTATCACGGTCAACTGTGCCAGTCATCATCAGACAAACATGcaactccacctcctcgtctTTCCAG GTGATGACAGCGCCTTCTCGGAGCTCCTCCCCCCCAGCTGTTCTTTCCTCAACTCGCCCAGAGTGTCAGGTCGAGGCGGAGGGCTGGCCACGCTCTTCAAAGAGGAGTACAGAT TTGTTTATCGCCCACCAAAACTCAACAAGGATTTTATAC TTTCACTTGCAGAAATAACAGAAACTGGTATCTCagatcacttccccatcaggtTCGAGATCAGTGTCCAACCCCCCGCTATTAAGCCTGTCTCCTCAGCTTTTAGGCAGCGCTGCATCACCTCCTCTTCAGCTGGAGAGTTTGCTTCTGCGTTTGTGGGCTCAGAGTTTTATGTAAAGAATG CTCCTCAGTACCTCAACACCTGA